A window of Ketobacter sp. MCCC 1A13808 contains these coding sequences:
- a CDS encoding serine hydrolase domain-containing protein: MSIVNIKGQCDPRFEAVQQAFGKLFEDQTQVGASFSLYYQGALVVNLWAGETANEVQPEWQQNSLVNVFSVSKAVTAICVQRAIDAGAMDVARPVADYWPEYGCNGKKRTTVSQLLNHQAGQPALKTQLADDAIYDWEQMTSVLASEEPWWQPGTDHGYHMITYGWLVGEAFRRAVGLSVNQFLQDEIVKPNNLEMYFGVPDSELSRIVNLSAAKGLPEPGRVSLFNHVMTEPASVTARALMNPLSIMNGANTLPWRKAEIPSANLHSTSASLATLFGRVACREGILSDAALQRCQTEETAGPDRVLLTNSRFGPGFMLQQPGDLEAEFGPGLHAFGHPGAGGALSFSDPEQELGFSYVMNQLGPYVLIDPRPRSLIAAAYDCLKR, from the coding sequence ATGTCGATCGTGAATATAAAAGGCCAGTGTGACCCCCGTTTTGAAGCTGTGCAACAGGCTTTCGGCAAATTATTTGAGGACCAAACGCAAGTGGGCGCTTCTTTTAGCCTGTATTACCAGGGGGCTTTAGTGGTGAATCTGTGGGCAGGGGAAACGGCCAACGAGGTACAGCCGGAATGGCAACAGAATAGTCTGGTGAATGTGTTTTCGGTGAGCAAAGCGGTCACCGCCATCTGTGTTCAGAGGGCGATTGATGCCGGCGCAATGGATGTTGCACGGCCAGTCGCGGATTACTGGCCAGAATATGGCTGCAATGGAAAAAAACGCACTACGGTTAGCCAGCTGTTAAACCATCAGGCGGGTCAGCCAGCGCTAAAAACCCAGCTTGCTGACGACGCAATCTATGATTGGGAGCAAATGACGTCCGTGCTGGCGTCGGAGGAGCCATGGTGGCAGCCGGGTACGGACCATGGCTATCACATGATTACTTATGGTTGGCTGGTGGGTGAAGCATTTCGCCGTGCCGTGGGGCTTAGTGTGAATCAGTTCCTGCAGGACGAAATCGTAAAACCGAACAACCTGGAAATGTATTTTGGTGTACCGGACAGCGAACTGTCCAGAATCGTGAATCTGAGTGCGGCAAAGGGGCTGCCGGAGCCGGGTAGGGTGAGCTTGTTCAACCATGTGATGACCGAACCGGCGAGTGTCACCGCGCGAGCTTTAATGAACCCGCTTTCGATAATGAATGGTGCCAATACACTACCTTGGCGCAAAGCCGAAATCCCGTCTGCAAACCTGCATTCCACCAGTGCATCGCTGGCGACGTTATTTGGTCGGGTTGCCTGCCGAGAGGGGATTCTTTCTGATGCTGCATTGCAGCGCTGTCAAACGGAAGAAACGGCCGGACCGGATCGGGTATTGCTCACTAATAGCCGCTTTGGTCCGGGCTTTATGTTGCAACAGCCAGGGGACCTGGAAGCCGAGTTCGGTCCGGGGCTGCACGCGTTTGGGCATCCCGGAGCCGGTGGTGCGTTGTCGTTTTCTGATCCGGAACAAGAGCTGGGGTTTTCCTACGTGATGAATCAATTGGGACCTTATGTGTTGATTGATCCCCGCCCGCGTAGTTTGATTGCTGCGGCTTACGATTGTCTGAAACGCTGA
- a CDS encoding DUF4112 domain-containing protein, producing the protein MPDQIMPDQPALKQPKGLYSLANLKRLAYLLDDRFKIPFTRYRLGWDFIIGLIPVAGDILTAILSLHILIAARKYGVSGGAMWRMLSNILIDMVVGAVPIVGDLLDASWKANAMNVKLLVKSIEKQQDMFITGAEQAEGS; encoded by the coding sequence ATGCCTGATCAAATCATGCCGGATCAACCTGCACTGAAACAGCCGAAAGGCTTATATTCCCTGGCGAACCTCAAACGCCTGGCCTACCTGTTGGACGACCGCTTCAAAATTCCTTTCACCCGGTATCGGCTGGGCTGGGACTTTATTATCGGCTTAATTCCGGTGGCCGGGGATATCCTGACTGCTATTTTGTCACTCCACATTCTCATCGCCGCCAGAAAATATGGCGTGTCCGGGGGGGCTATGTGGCGCATGCTTTCCAATATTCTGATTGATATGGTAGTGGGTGCCGTGCCGATTGTTGGAGATCTGCTGGACGCTAGCTGGAAAGCGAACGCCATGAACGTCAAGTTACTGGTCAAATCCATCGAGAAGCAACAGGATATGTTCATCACCGGGGCGGAACAAGCGGAAGGATCATAA
- a CDS encoding response regulator, producing the protein MSIKHALVVDDSKSARFSLKKLLQQQDIKTEFAESAGDALNYLTSNTPDIIFMDHLMPGMDGFEATKAIKSNPDLKDIPIIMCTSKEGNDYAQQAIAIGAYAILPKPAPAATLAAILNRLDPSSAGKMDSLGATENKPSQSVGVSTRVVENMVRKILEERFEASQKQLLEAIRENLLAEVKQDIAHAKSDLRVELNSRMDNQIREQSTSICQRVAGDLIDNRYDEISKKVESHLNSSLGSISDAMETNRKASPELIEEVKKIAQFTSAATAGEAAKEAATEISQSIAQDVAQEELSNLKSSVSEQLSADLGDRIKSSKMFGVAGFLCGVVALLVVIFS; encoded by the coding sequence ATGTCGATAAAACATGCCCTGGTAGTAGACGATTCCAAGTCTGCGCGATTTTCATTAAAAAAACTGCTGCAGCAGCAGGACATCAAAACCGAATTCGCTGAATCTGCAGGCGATGCCCTGAACTACCTTACCAGTAATACGCCGGATATCATTTTTATGGATCACCTGATGCCGGGGATGGACGGATTCGAGGCGACGAAAGCCATTAAATCGAACCCGGACCTTAAAGATATCCCCATCATTATGTGTACCTCCAAGGAAGGCAACGACTACGCCCAGCAAGCCATTGCGATCGGCGCCTACGCCATTTTACCGAAGCCTGCTCCTGCGGCGACTCTGGCAGCGATCCTGAACCGGCTTGATCCTTCTTCAGCAGGCAAAATGGACTCGTTGGGCGCAACGGAAAACAAGCCCTCTCAAAGCGTGGGCGTCAGCACCCGCGTTGTTGAAAATATGGTACGTAAAATACTGGAGGAGCGCTTCGAAGCCTCTCAGAAGCAACTGCTGGAGGCTATCCGCGAAAATCTGTTGGCTGAAGTGAAGCAGGATATAGCGCACGCAAAATCCGATTTACGTGTTGAGCTCAATTCGCGCATGGATAACCAGATCCGTGAGCAAAGCACCAGTATCTGTCAACGGGTTGCCGGCGATCTGATTGATAACCGTTATGACGAAATCAGCAAGAAAGTCGAGAGCCACCTGAACAGCAGCCTGGGATCGATCAGCGATGCGATGGAAACTAATCGCAAGGCCTCCCCTGAACTGATTGAAGAAGTGAAAAAGATTGCCCAATTCACCTCAGCCGCCACCGCCGGTGAAGCCGCAAAAGAGGCAGCTACTGAAATCAGCCAGAGCATCGCCCAGGACGTAGCGCAGGAAGAACTCAGCAATCTGAAATCGTCGGTATCGGAACAGCTGTCAGCAGATCTGGGTGACCGCATCAAGAGCAGCAAAATGTTTGGCGTGGCGGGATTCTTATGTGGCGTCGTGGCACTGCTGGTGGTTATTTTCAGCTAA
- the lexA gene encoding transcriptional repressor LexA: MSSQDKAFVSTAVQLSDISLSHAQLMHWIAEYREIKGTWPAKEQLISSPGYHIELLEDLERWNLVAQDKEQNLVAKEQWISLPVVGAVAAGIPIEAIENQQGQLSLPLRLFRERPTYLLRVRGDSMKDVGILNGDLIAVRKTQDVSEGKIIVARVDNEVTVKRLKLAGDQVALMPENTSYEPIMVAPDELVVEGVFVGVIRESRQLH; this comes from the coding sequence ATGAGCTCACAGGATAAGGCGTTTGTAAGCACGGCTGTACAATTGTCAGACATATCACTATCTCATGCTCAGTTAATGCATTGGATCGCAGAATACCGAGAGATCAAAGGTACCTGGCCGGCTAAGGAACAGCTGATATCCAGTCCCGGTTACCACATTGAATTATTGGAAGATTTAGAGCGCTGGAATCTGGTTGCACAGGATAAAGAGCAGAACCTGGTGGCAAAGGAACAATGGATCAGTTTGCCGGTTGTTGGCGCGGTGGCGGCGGGAATTCCAATTGAAGCCATCGAAAACCAGCAGGGGCAGCTATCACTACCGCTGAGGTTATTCAGGGAACGCCCCACTTATTTACTGAGGGTGCGGGGCGATAGCATGAAGGACGTCGGCATTTTGAACGGCGACTTGATTGCGGTGCGTAAAACCCAGGATGTTAGCGAGGGTAAAATTATCGTAGCCCGGGTGGATAACGAAGTCACCGTGAAACGGTTAAAGCTGGCTGGAGATCAGGTTGCATTGATGCCGGAAAATACCAGCTATGAACCAATCATGGTGGCTCCGGACGAATTGGTAGTAGAGGGTGTGTTCGTCGGCGTTATCCGAGAGTCCAGGCAGTTACATTAG
- the dinB gene encoding DNA polymerase IV: MRKIIHVDCDCFYAAVEMRDDPSLRHRPIAVGGDPGRRGVISTCNYPAREYGVHSAMASAYAKRLCPELIILPHRIHYYKQVSQQIRRIFLQYTDQIEPLSLDEAFLDVSTQPHFQGSATRMAEAIRKQVKSQVGITVSAGVAPNKFVAKIASDWNKPDGLCVIPPPQLDDFVKALPVEKLHGVGKVTCARLHNLGIRTCNDIRQYNRFEFVERVGSFGEHLYRLAHGIDERPVQPRTDRKSLSVEHTYAEDLPDLNSCQAKFPELCQQLQGRLQNLKQHNQIKKAFVKLKFSDFTSTTMECGVREPSLSIYKTLCNDAFKRKNMPVRLLGVGVRFIEADSAPPSQISFKFS; encoded by the coding sequence ATGCGGAAGATCATCCATGTCGATTGCGACTGTTTTTACGCCGCCGTGGAAATGCGGGATGACCCTTCGCTACGTCATCGCCCCATAGCCGTCGGGGGCGATCCCGGTCGTCGCGGAGTCATATCCACGTGCAATTATCCGGCACGGGAATATGGCGTGCATTCCGCAATGGCGTCGGCCTATGCCAAGCGCCTGTGCCCGGAACTGATTATCCTTCCTCATAGGATCCACTACTACAAGCAAGTCTCTCAACAGATCCGGCGTATCTTTCTGCAATATACGGATCAAATTGAACCTTTATCTTTGGATGAAGCTTTCCTGGATGTCAGCACACAGCCGCATTTTCAGGGTAGTGCAACGCGCATGGCTGAAGCGATTCGCAAGCAGGTCAAATCACAGGTGGGTATTACCGTATCAGCGGGGGTAGCGCCGAACAAATTTGTGGCCAAAATAGCCAGCGACTGGAATAAGCCGGACGGACTCTGTGTAATCCCGCCACCGCAACTGGATGATTTTGTTAAAGCCCTGCCAGTGGAAAAATTACATGGGGTGGGAAAGGTGACCTGCGCACGCCTTCATAATCTGGGCATTCGTACTTGCAACGACATCCGACAATATAACCGCTTTGAATTTGTCGAACGGGTAGGCAGTTTCGGCGAACACTTATATCGTTTGGCGCACGGAATTGACGAACGCCCGGTACAACCCCGTACCGATCGCAAATCACTGAGTGTAGAACATACCTACGCGGAGGATTTACCGGATTTGAATAGTTGTCAGGCGAAATTTCCAGAATTGTGCCAACAGCTACAGGGTCGCTTACAAAACTTGAAGCAACACAACCAGATCAAAAAAGCCTTCGTAAAGCTAAAATTTTCTGACTTCACCAGCACAACAATGGAGTGCGGGGTGCGCGAGCCGTCTTTAAGCATTTACAAAACATTATGCAATGACGCCTTCAAACGTAAAAATATGCCAGTGCGCCTACTGGGCGTTGGCGTCCGCTTCATAGAAGCCGACTCTGCCCCGCCATCACAGATCTCGTTTAAATTTAGCTAA
- a CDS encoding AAA family ATPase, whose protein sequence is MRQLWMLVGGNGAGKSTFYNQALKPLGMPFINADLIAKDVFPDEPEINSYHASRLAQTLRFEQLDLGKSFCFETVFSHPSKIDFIARAKARGYQVILVVIHVFCSDLNKARIAQRVEEGGHNVPDDKVVARIPRTLEHVATAIPLCDEVWILDNSSLQHPFLPVITIKQGQRREHVCPLPEWAKGF, encoded by the coding sequence ATGAGACAATTATGGATGTTGGTCGGGGGCAATGGCGCAGGCAAAAGTACGTTTTACAATCAGGCATTAAAACCGCTCGGTATGCCATTCATCAATGCCGACTTGATAGCCAAAGATGTCTTCCCGGATGAACCTGAAATCAACAGCTATCACGCCTCCCGCTTGGCGCAAACATTGCGGTTCGAACAGTTGGACCTGGGTAAAAGTTTTTGTTTCGAAACCGTGTTTTCACACCCGTCTAAAATCGATTTTATCGCCCGCGCTAAAGCCCGTGGTTATCAGGTTATATTGGTGGTGATTCACGTGTTTTGTAGTGATCTGAACAAAGCCCGGATTGCGCAGCGGGTTGAAGAGGGTGGACACAATGTGCCCGACGATAAAGTAGTCGCCAGAATTCCCCGCACTCTTGAACATGTGGCTACGGCCATTCCCCTCTGTGACGAGGTCTGGATATTGGATAATTCCAGCCTGCAACATCCGTTTTTACCCGTGATTACCATTAAACAGGGCCAACGTCGTGAGCACGTTTGCCCGCTACCCGAATGGGCCAAAGGCTTTTAG
- a CDS encoding TA system antitoxin ParD family protein, translating into MAKAASPVRLESNLMNAATEASSAQHRSAAEQIEYWADIGRKVAKIIDPDTLLAINAGLIRIKLEETTPVTASPDDVFATLGSARESGALSDAIASGSIRYQASAAHPGMLEQVHPDGEVLIGQFCDGEFQVHYHG; encoded by the coding sequence ATGGCTAAGGCAGCATCACCCGTCCGTTTGGAAAGTAATTTAATGAACGCGGCGACCGAGGCGAGTTCGGCGCAGCACCGTAGCGCTGCAGAACAAATTGAATATTGGGCTGATATCGGGCGCAAGGTTGCTAAGATAATTGATCCTGATACGTTGCTGGCAATCAACGCGGGTCTGATCAGAATCAAGCTGGAGGAAACGACACCCGTCACCGCGAGCCCGGATGATGTGTTTGCCACATTGGGCAGTGCCCGTGAGTCCGGTGCGTTATCGGATGCGATAGCTTCCGGCTCCATTCGTTATCAGGCTTCAGCCGCCCATCCCGGTATGCTGGAACAGGTACACCCGGATGGCGAAGTGCTCATTGGTCAATTCTGTGATGGTGAGTTTCAGGTGCACTATCACGGATGA
- a CDS encoding patatin-like phospholipase family protein, whose amino-acid sequence MQPISASVRQPMTALVLTAGGARGAYQAGVMRRVSEIPAFANGSAPFSIITGASAGAINGAAIASQHQNFSASAQLLVKLWSNLKASDVYRTDPLSMLKNAGRMAMDFGLGGLIGAGRVTSLVDSTPLYGFLTQYLDLTGIRRAVKDGGLYALAITATGYHSGRAFTFIEGKEGHPLWNKSRRIALNAEITVPHILASAAIPIVFPPVELPAGNSTAYFGDGAMRLVTPLSPAIRLGADRILAVGVRCKESADSLLRSEWSSDADFSSDLKRPPLSQICGTLMNAIFLDHLDADLDHLNRMNSFVTEHEKLESLVCATGDNTVLDHEPMRIVNPLVISPSADIAFIAKTLEHRMPKSVRYMMEGMGTPDAQSADLTSFLLFDSAFTRELIQLGYRDAADRIDEIEAFLCEPELDSASLNKNNQTSGTPISME is encoded by the coding sequence ATGCAGCCTATTTCTGCATCCGTACGCCAGCCCATGACAGCATTGGTACTTACTGCTGGAGGAGCACGGGGCGCCTATCAAGCGGGAGTCATGAGACGGGTTAGTGAAATACCCGCATTCGCTAATGGCTCTGCACCATTTTCTATCATCACTGGTGCATCCGCGGGCGCCATCAACGGCGCGGCTATTGCCTCGCAACATCAGAATTTCAGCGCGTCTGCGCAGCTGCTTGTCAAGCTTTGGTCAAATCTTAAAGCCAGTGATGTTTACCGGACGGATCCGCTCTCCATGCTTAAAAACGCCGGGCGAATGGCAATGGATTTTGGTCTGGGGGGATTAATCGGAGCCGGCCGCGTCACCTCACTAGTAGACTCCACACCACTATACGGATTTCTAACCCAATACCTGGATTTAACCGGTATCCGGCGCGCCGTAAAAGACGGCGGCCTCTACGCCCTGGCCATCACCGCCACCGGTTATCATTCAGGGCGAGCGTTTACATTCATTGAAGGTAAAGAAGGACATCCACTGTGGAATAAAAGTCGCCGCATCGCACTCAATGCCGAAATTACGGTTCCTCATATTCTCGCATCCGCTGCAATTCCCATCGTATTTCCGCCAGTAGAACTGCCTGCAGGAAACTCTACAGCCTATTTCGGTGACGGCGCTATGCGTCTGGTCACACCCTTGAGCCCCGCAATTCGCTTGGGTGCTGACCGCATATTGGCAGTGGGGGTTCGCTGTAAGGAATCCGCCGACAGCTTGCTGCGTTCGGAATGGTCCTCTGATGCTGATTTTTCCAGCGACCTGAAACGGCCACCGCTTTCTCAGATTTGCGGCACCCTGATGAATGCTATATTTCTTGATCACCTGGACGCCGACCTGGATCACCTGAACCGCATGAATTCATTTGTTACGGAACATGAAAAACTGGAATCCCTCGTATGCGCCACCGGCGATAACACCGTTTTGGATCATGAGCCAATGAGGATCGTGAACCCGCTGGTTATATCGCCTTCCGCAGACATCGCTTTCATCGCGAAAACACTGGAACACCGGATGCCGAAAAGCGTTCGCTACATGATGGAAGGCATGGGCACACCGGACGCTCAAAGCGCCGATCTTACCAGCTTCTTACTCTTCGATTCTGCGTTTACCCGGGAGCTGATCCAGCTTGGTTATCGCGACGCCGCGGATCGAATTGATGAGATAGAAGCGTTTTTATGTGAACCGGAATTGGACAGCGCCAGCCTGAATAAAAACAACCAGACATCCGGCACACCGATTTCCATGGAATAA
- a CDS encoding esterase/lipase family protein: MPLSSSARPVASPSPAKRHTSFHWLFGLFTLAMRSGGELTRVAGEMHHTVTAAPMPWDAKHQADFSKAPKVYKLVKLVFEYGSDSIHQWVNRLPGQTPASGALVRMRSALNGVVGDKLVEWDHLLAMGMETVDELGNDIQLSQLNLQKRKSLVLFVHGLCLSEHDWQGPGHSELVAKLREQGHQVAWIRYNTGLPIWENGRQLAELLDQYWTQTKPRKSSITMIGHSMGGLVIRSANHYAEKQRHAWLAASHNAAYLASPHAGAPLEKIGNFSNSMLGATPYSKPLMALGNIRSRGIRSLRHANVTEPEHENAPQPWLPMSDKSHHLLVGARRFYESGNRWLGDGLVPEDSAMGGPYFPQQHPNVERVMLDQVGHLALLQDHRMYVYLQRWLIKRGVLEDQEGEGKAGFFR, from the coding sequence ATGCCGCTATCTTCTTCTGCTCGCCCGGTTGCTTCTCCATCACCGGCCAAGCGTCATACTTCCTTCCATTGGCTGTTTGGGTTATTTACGCTGGCGATGCGCAGCGGCGGTGAACTCACTCGCGTGGCCGGTGAGATGCATCACACTGTGACGGCAGCTCCAATGCCCTGGGACGCCAAGCACCAGGCTGATTTCAGTAAGGCGCCGAAGGTTTACAAGTTGGTAAAACTGGTCTTCGAATATGGATCAGACAGCATTCACCAGTGGGTCAACCGCTTGCCTGGTCAGACGCCTGCATCCGGGGCATTGGTTAGGATGCGCAGCGCGTTGAATGGTGTGGTGGGGGATAAATTGGTCGAATGGGATCACCTCCTGGCGATGGGCATGGAGACGGTTGATGAGCTGGGCAATGATATTCAGTTGAGTCAGCTAAATCTTCAAAAACGCAAGAGCCTGGTTTTGTTCGTGCACGGTCTGTGCTTGAGTGAACACGATTGGCAAGGCCCGGGTCACAGTGAGTTGGTGGCCAAATTACGTGAGCAAGGTCATCAGGTGGCTTGGATTCGTTATAACACAGGCCTGCCGATTTGGGAAAACGGAAGGCAGCTTGCAGAGTTGCTTGACCAGTATTGGACACAAACGAAACCCAGAAAAAGTTCGATTACCATGATTGGTCACAGTATGGGTGGCCTGGTTATCCGCAGTGCTAATCATTATGCAGAAAAACAACGTCATGCTTGGCTAGCGGCCTCCCATAACGCCGCCTATCTGGCGAGCCCCCACGCCGGTGCGCCGTTGGAAAAAATCGGCAACTTCAGTAATTCCATGTTGGGTGCGACCCCCTATTCAAAGCCGCTAATGGCGCTAGGTAACATCCGTAGCAGGGGGATCCGGAGCCTGCGACACGCCAATGTAACCGAACCGGAGCATGAGAACGCGCCACAACCCTGGTTGCCGATGAGTGATAAAAGCCATCATTTGCTGGTCGGTGCCAGGCGGTTCTATGAATCGGGCAATCGCTGGTTGGGTGACGGTTTAGTGCCGGAAGACAGCGCTATGGGAGGCCCTTACTTTCCACAGCAACATCCAAACGTTGAACGCGTGATGTTGGATCAGGTCGGGCATTTAGCACTGCTGCAAGACCATCGCATGTATGTATACCTACAGCGATGGCTGATCAAGCGCGGTGTTTTAGAGGACCAAGAGGGCGAGGGCAAAGCGGGATTTTTCAGGTAA
- a CDS encoding WS/DGAT/MGAT family O-acyltransferase: MERISLLDDLFLWLERRSQPLHVAGLLIFEKPKGAPANFISDMAEFIRQYDQPSAPFNQRLVSRKRGHFWKHDSSFDLDHHFRHVALPKPGGVKELLTFVSIEHSNLLDRSRPLWESYLIEQMHGRHFAMYNKVHHSVLDGVSGVRATIQSLSTDPEQRDMPPFWQMPALDPVFPQEAESPGRFAALKKLSGMASRQVSSVPTVVKALYQTVQAASKDPEYSNVFKAPPSKLNQPITGSRRFVAQSYERARLKAIATQTGSTTNDIVLALSATALRNYLASMDSLPDDPLIAMVPVSLRTDDSVGGNQVAAILANLGTHKEDPLDRLNIVKDSVQQAKAKFGQMSKEEIVNYTALSLAPTGLTVLTGLLPKWLAFNVVISSVPGTTDTLYWNGAKMERYYPVSAIVNQMALNITLVHYEDRLEFGIVGCRRTLPSMQRLLGFLDDAISELEAVVGIADSKQVKGASTRKTKIAFLDRTREEHA, encoded by the coding sequence ATGGAACGGATATCGTTACTCGATGATTTGTTTTTGTGGTTGGAAAGAAGAAGCCAGCCCCTGCACGTTGCCGGACTACTTATTTTCGAAAAGCCAAAGGGCGCTCCTGCTAATTTTATTAGCGATATGGCAGAGTTTATCCGTCAATACGATCAACCCTCAGCGCCGTTCAATCAACGACTGGTTTCACGAAAGCGGGGCCATTTCTGGAAGCACGACAGTAGCTTCGATCTGGACCATCATTTTCGACACGTGGCACTGCCCAAACCCGGTGGTGTGAAAGAGTTACTGACGTTTGTTTCTATTGAGCACAGTAATTTACTGGATCGCAGCAGGCCGCTGTGGGAAAGCTATTTGATTGAGCAGATGCACGGCCGACATTTTGCAATGTACAACAAAGTCCATCATTCGGTGTTGGACGGAGTGTCCGGGGTTCGCGCCACAATACAGTCACTCTCTACCGATCCAGAGCAGCGAGACATGCCTCCTTTCTGGCAAATGCCTGCCTTGGATCCGGTATTCCCGCAGGAAGCGGAATCACCAGGACGGTTTGCTGCGTTAAAGAAATTGTCCGGCATGGCAAGCCGCCAGGTTTCCAGTGTGCCCACTGTTGTTAAGGCTCTTTATCAGACAGTGCAAGCTGCGTCTAAGGATCCCGAATATAGCAATGTGTTTAAAGCACCACCCAGTAAGCTTAACCAACCAATCACTGGTTCCCGTCGTTTTGTTGCTCAATCCTATGAACGGGCACGATTGAAAGCGATTGCAACTCAAACCGGGTCCACCACTAACGATATTGTTTTGGCGTTGAGTGCGACGGCATTACGGAATTATTTGGCCTCCATGGATAGCTTGCCGGATGACCCTCTGATTGCAATGGTGCCGGTTTCATTGCGCACAGATGACAGTGTTGGCGGGAATCAGGTAGCCGCCATACTGGCTAACCTGGGCACTCACAAAGAAGATCCGCTTGATCGTCTGAATATCGTAAAAGATTCAGTCCAGCAAGCAAAAGCTAAGTTTGGTCAAATGAGCAAGGAAGAAATCGTTAACTACACCGCCTTGTCGCTGGCTCCCACCGGATTGACCGTGCTAACTGGGCTATTACCGAAATGGCTGGCTTTTAACGTGGTCATCTCCAGTGTGCCAGGCACCACGGATACGCTGTACTGGAACGGTGCCAAAATGGAACGTTATTACCCGGTGTCAGCCATAGTGAACCAAATGGCCCTGAATATTACTTTGGTTCACTATGAGGACAGGTTGGAGTTTGGCATTGTTGGTTGTAGGCGGACACTACCCAGTATGCAGCGCTTGTTAGGCTTTCTGGATGATGCTATTTCTGAATTGGAAGCGGTGGTGGGTATCGCCGATTCGAAACAGGTAAAAGGCGCATCAACCAGGAAGACAAAGATCGCTTTTCTGGACCGTACCCGCGAAGAGCACGCCTAA
- a CDS encoding AraC family transcriptional regulator, translated as MTMDQDTAIILPEYVSAYLELPEQLGLPKPELSRLTGVDLNALSDRSTPFSLNEILSMIKVIMDALNMPYAGLAVGQQMRLTCHGMAGVSAMAQRTYAECLQAAASLCEKAFPPFSMEYFETKNTVGLRIIEVLSLHPFSHFFAESITVNFKNILQFLLGKEYQPEYVGFPYPPPAYENIYERYFNCKIKFNTDHTEFVVSKKLAQKELLLANQGIARMAEEDFLKSIPPINLNYLPKKLRLVLIQSVGAFPSLECAARKLGMSGRTLRRQLNSMGTNFQNELDLLRREFAISYLTKSDKCITEIALMLGFCDSSAFSKAFKKWTGESPREFKKQYGQQYKAQYDAIIPSELKFLESF; from the coding sequence ATGACCATGGATCAAGATACCGCAATTATATTGCCCGAATATGTGTCAGCCTATCTTGAGTTGCCGGAACAACTGGGGCTCCCGAAACCGGAACTATCCCGATTAACCGGGGTTGACCTGAATGCACTATCAGACCGCTCTACACCATTCTCGCTCAACGAAATCCTATCAATGATTAAAGTAATCATGGATGCCCTTAATATGCCCTATGCAGGGTTAGCCGTGGGACAACAAATGCGATTGACCTGTCACGGCATGGCCGGAGTGTCTGCAATGGCGCAACGGACCTACGCGGAGTGCCTGCAGGCGGCCGCCAGCCTGTGCGAAAAAGCCTTCCCGCCGTTCAGTATGGAATATTTTGAAACGAAGAATACTGTGGGCCTGCGCATCATCGAAGTATTGTCACTGCATCCGTTCTCTCATTTCTTTGCCGAATCAATAACGGTGAACTTCAAAAATATTCTTCAGTTTTTATTGGGCAAAGAATACCAGCCGGAATACGTCGGCTTCCCTTACCCTCCGCCCGCTTACGAGAATATCTACGAGCGCTATTTCAATTGCAAAATTAAATTCAACACAGATCATACCGAGTTTGTAGTATCCAAAAAACTGGCACAAAAAGAACTATTATTAGCTAACCAGGGGATTGCTCGCATGGCAGAAGAAGACTTCCTTAAATCTATCCCGCCGATCAACCTGAACTATCTACCAAAGAAACTGCGGTTAGTATTGATTCAGAGTGTCGGCGCTTTTCCATCGTTGGAATGTGCAGCCCGCAAGTTAGGCATGAGCGGCCGTACTTTACGAAGACAGCTCAACAGCATGGGCACCAATTTTCAAAACGAATTGGACTTGTTGCGACGAGAATTTGCCATCAGCTATCTGACTAAAAGCGATAAATGCATAACCGAAATTGCATTAATGCTGGGCTTTTGCGATTCATCTGCGTTCAGCAAAGCCTTTAAAAAGTGGACCGGTGAATCTCCTAGAGAATTTAAAAAACAATACGGTCAACAGTACAAAGCGCAATACGATGCAATTATACCCTCTGAATTAAAGTTCCTTGAATCTTTCTGA